The genomic stretch GCCACCACCGGGAAAGGGCCAGGTGGCGGGCTGGAGGCcttttggcctccaacaccaccacccaGCCTTTCCCGCGCCGGCGGCGGTGACGAGGCAGCAGCATCCAACAAGGTAAgtagggaaagaaagagggagggagggaggcaggaagggaaggagggagggagggagggagggagggaggagagggacttttgtccccaatgcgGCGTGTGGACAATGGAAcatgagcatacgcggattttggtatacgcgggggggggcCGGAACGGATGCCccacgtataccaagggcccactgtattgtgagTGTAGAACAAGCATATCTAAGCAGGTAGGAGTGTtaggatatagaatcatagaatcagagttggaaaagactgcaagagCCAGACAgtccatcaaagcatcctgacagatggccatctagcctctgtttaaagtcctctaaggaaggagactccactacactccaagggagtttgttccactgttgaacagccctcactgtcaggaagttcctgatTGCTCCAGTCAGCCCCTTTCACTACCACCAAATAAaagtgtagttttttgtgggtttttcaagctatgtggccatgttctagaagagatttttCTTTGCGGGTGGTGTGTATTCTCTCCTGTAACAGATAATGTTCCATCCTGTTGTAGATGTGATTGACCTGTGGTGATTTgaaggttctttttgctgtgagaaattGTGCTATGGTATCTGTGTTTCTACAGCGTAGCAGGAAAGTTAGTGAGCAGAGTAGATGTGCTTTCGTGGTCCAGACTTTTTCCAGTCTCTGGGTGTCTTGGAACAGTTTCTCTCCATAgagatttccaatgtgaagtcgaaggctttcgtggtcggcatccatagttttttgtgggttttttgggctatgtggccatgttctagaacatggccgtatagcccgaaaaacccacaaaaaactatgggtgccggccatgaaagcgtCTGACCGCCCGCTTTGCGGCggcctgccgccgccgccagtaggtccgcgggggagccggagccttcacacggcccgactcccgcgcggaccgaaaaagaagctccaaaatggagcttctttttccgtcgcgtttgcgacgtagcgaggcgccaggggcgcgctcgctacgtcacaagcggcgcgacgcatacggacgcccagcgtccgatacgcaaagatggcgccggccatgtagaagggccggcgccatcttgtacggacagagtccgtactaggcccaggggcgtctataagagacgccccttttttaaaatgggacgtccagaggacgtcccaaatggcggtgcagaaagcaccatactGAACAAATCTGTGTTTACTATTACATTTATAGAGGTAAATGCACCAGAAAGCCAGTACTGGCCTCTGTGCTACATGCCCTGTACCCACTATGATAAAAATGTTTGCTGTCCCAAAATATACGAAGTACATTACATCTGGTACTTCCAGGATTCTAGTGTTGTTTGACCCCTTCACGGGGCTCTGTACACATTTGTTTCTAGAACAAAGGTACAAGTTCACAAGGACCTGAGCAAACAGATTTGTTTCTGCCACATCAGcttgcacagaaaatacaaaaacacCACTTCATCTCATCTCTGTTAGATAGTCATTGCTTAGCCTAAGGATAGATTAAGCATGGCTTCCATAGATGGACAAGATTGTTCACCTTTGCTCTGTTTCCCTTCTCCTGCAAAGCAGCATAACACTGGAGAGTTCCTAGGGACACATGGACAAGTAGGGATTGCTGCTACACACTAGTCTAGCCATTTTTGCATTCTCCTCTAAAACACCAAATGGTAATAGAATTTCGAATTAGGCAACCTCCTTTCTGGTACATCAcagtgaaaaaggaaaagaaggcctTGCACAGCAGCATGGCTTCTGGCATATGTATCTAGTTTTAAGGACTATGTAGACACCTTGAAGAGGTCCTAGGATGGAGTCCTCTACCTGGAAGAGGTCTAGGCAgcacttggaaaagctactttttggattacagccctggggattttgggagttgtagtccaaaaagtaacatttctgagtTCTGGGTCTAGGAATCTACAATCAGATCTGAGGGGCATCAGAAATAAGACcaagtttttgggggggggagtaggaaGTTTACACTTCAACGATCTTAGATTCCCCAAAATAGATTTGGGGAATATATATTTTACCTCTCATGCCCCCTACTGGTGTCTTAATTCTATTGCAGGCTCCCTGACTGAGTGCTACGATGAACTAGGCAACCGCTACCAGCTCCCTGTTTACTGCTTGGCACCCCCTGTCAACCTCATTATGGAGCGGAGCGAGGAGGAGGGTGTAGAGCCCCCAGAGCCAGCACCCAACACTCGGCGTGAGTTCCCCCTCAAAGTGCGCCTCTCCACAGGCAAGGACCTGCGCCTGAGTGCCAGCATGACTGACACAATTGGGCAGCTCAAAAAGCAGCTCTATGCCCAGGAAGGACTGGAGCCAGCCTGGCAGCGCTGGTTCTTCTCTGGCAAACTTCTGACAGACCGAACCCGTTTGCAGGAGACCAAGATCCAGAAGGACTTTGTCATTCAAGTCATCATCAATCAACCACTTGCACCGAGGAACTGAGCTAGAGGCAGTTGGCATGGGCCCCAGTCTGCAATCCAGAGACTGAGCTGGAGCCTGTGATCACAGGAAGCTGTTCTTGTTTGGGGAGGAAGCAGATGGTATTCCACTGAACCAAGCTGGAAGATTTCATAGTGGGTGGCCCATGAGAGGTTGCCTAGGCTCACTTGCAGGAGGACACAGACATGAGGCAGCAGGATGGTTATCAAAGTGggttttccccatattttttttcttttgatggtCCTTtgggccatttttaaaaacacctctCATGACCCCAAAGGATCTGACATTCCTTCTCCACTGTCCCAAACAATTTCCAGGCTCTGGGCTCGGCTGGTACCGAAACACATGCCTTCTTCCTCTGCCACTTAGCTCTAGGCCAGGTGGAAAATCCTGCACTGGGGCTTTAAGCCTGTATGATGGATTGGGTATTATCCCTTTCAGGGACTGAGCATAAAAAGATTGCCACATTTGGCACTGAGGAGCTTTTATAGGAAGCTTGCGACCAAAGTGTCCCTCATACGAGGAACCACTCCAGGCCTGGGGCCAGAATATGCTGTCAAACATCCTGCCAATGCTGGTCCCCCATTTGTAGGCCTCAGGTAATGCTGAGGTTGGTCCTATTTGCACAATCACTTTTGATGAGCCAGTAAGAGGGATGCTCATCTTGGATCTATGGACTGTTCCACATCCAGATAAAGTGTGATATGGGGAATATGGAGGATGGGTTGTATGGAGTAGGTATTAGTGTAATTTATCAATAAAGTCTTTTCCAACTAGTTGTGCCTCTGATTCATCTGGGATCTGATTCTGCTTTTTGAGCTTTGGCAAACTCTAAATTATTTAGTAGGAAAGAATAGGTAATCTGGTGCCTCTTAAATTAGATATATGACTCAAAAATAGTAATCAAGATGGCCTTTGTAATACAATGCCCAAGCAGTTCAAATGATAAGTGATCAATTTCTTATTCAGCAGACCAGTCAAGACGATAA from Sceloporus undulatus isolate JIND9_A2432 ecotype Alabama chromosome 3, SceUnd_v1.1, whole genome shotgun sequence encodes the following:
- the UBTD1 gene encoding ubiquitin domain-containing protein 1, which gives rise to MGSCVGRQRRERPTAPGHPRKRAGRNEPLKKDRPKWKSDYPMTDGQLRSKRDEFWDTAPAFEGRKEIWDALKAAAYAVESNDHGLAQAIIDGAGVTLPHGSLTECYDELGNRYQLPVYCLAPPVNLIMERSEEEGVEPPEPAPNTRREFPLKVRLSTGKDLRLSASMTDTIGQLKKQLYAQEGLEPAWQRWFFSGKLLTDRTRLQETKIQKDFVIQVIINQPLAPRN